One genomic region from Streptomyces sp. NBC_00582 encodes:
- a CDS encoding SDR family oxidoreductase — MSETNTVNHHKVALVTGANKGIGYEIAAGLGALGWSVGIGARNEERREAAVDKLRAAGADAFGVPLDVTDDASVTAAARLMEERAGRLDALVNNAGITGGGPQEPTTVDVNRVRAAVETNVIGVIRVTNALLPLLRRSPSPRIVNVSSSVGSLTLQTTPGAEIGPIAIAYPPSKTFLNAVTVQYAKELADTHILINAVCPGFTATDLNGFLGVRTPQQGAAAAIRLATVSADGPTGRFFDDEGEVPW; from the coding sequence ATGAGTGAGACGAACACCGTGAACCACCACAAGGTCGCGCTGGTGACCGGGGCCAACAAGGGCATCGGGTACGAGATCGCCGCCGGGCTCGGCGCCCTCGGCTGGTCCGTCGGAATCGGCGCGCGGAACGAGGAGCGGCGCGAAGCCGCTGTGGACAAGCTGCGCGCGGCCGGAGCCGATGCGTTCGGCGTGCCGCTGGATGTGACCGACGACGCGAGCGTGACAGCAGCGGCTCGGCTGATGGAGGAGCGGGCCGGGCGGCTCGACGCGCTCGTCAACAACGCGGGGATCACCGGCGGCGGCCCACAGGAGCCCACCACGGTCGACGTGAACCGGGTACGGGCGGCCGTGGAGACCAACGTGATCGGCGTCATCCGTGTCACCAACGCCCTGCTGCCACTGCTGCGCCGCTCGCCGTCGCCGCGGATCGTGAACGTCTCCAGCAGCGTCGGCTCCCTCACGCTCCAGACCACGCCTGGCGCCGAGATCGGCCCCATCGCCATCGCCTACCCTCCGTCGAAGACGTTCCTCAACGCCGTGACCGTGCAGTACGCCAAGGAGCTGGCCGACACCCACATCCTGATCAACGCCGTCTGCCCCGGCTTCACGGCGACCGACCTCAACGGCTTCCTGGGAGTGCGCACTCCCCAGCAGGGCGCAGCCGCCGCGATCCGGCTGGCCACCGTATCGGCCGACGGGCCGACGGGCCGCTTCTTCGACGACGAGGGAGAGGTGCCCTGGTGA